From Camelina sativa cultivar DH55 chromosome 5, Cs, whole genome shotgun sequence:
AGTCCAAAAGAGTCGCAAAGCATTCGAATAGGGCATACCCGATCGAGTCCGACGGGACCAAGTGAGGTCTTAACATCATTTGAAACATTTTGGGAAGCCATCACGGCATATAGAGTTATCAAATCCGAGTTACTGCAGCAGAAATCTccgaaagaagagagagagaaacaaataaaaccctAGCAGCTGTAGATCGAACACAATGGGAAATTAGTATGAGCAGAAATGGAGAAATAGGCCAGAGCATACTAGTCATAGTGAATTAATGGGCCTTTTGGGCTAAATGCATTTTATAGCTCATAAAATCCTGTTGATAGTAGTATCCTACTTCGATCTTAACCGTACAAATCTTGTTGCTTTTGTGCTTTTTAAGGCAAGTGTAACTCTGTGTTTGGTCCGATTTAGAGAGGACTCGAATTACTAAAGACGGCGTCGGTTTTGTCCAAATGCGAGTCAACTGAACACAACTCGATGCTGCTGCAGTGCGTCGTGTTGTGTTCGTTACTCGTCTTCGTCGTCTCCGTCGCTTCGACCTCTCCCCTCGTTGGCGTTCACCCCTTAGGTTTACTTCTTCGATCACTCTCACTCTTTTATCTTTCTATCGATTAATCTCTAATTCTTTAGTTactttgttcttttgttgtgaGACAGATGAAAAGTATTTCGAATCAGATATTATCAGATGCAAAGATGGCTCCAATTCATTCCACAGAGACCGTCTCAACGACAACTTCTGCGATTGTCTCGACGGCACCGATGAGTCTGGTACTCCCTCCCCCTTCTCTTGACTTCCTCCAACACCTAATTTTAGAATCCATAGAGCTAAGATGAGACTTTAATTTCTTGCCTAGTTTAAGATTTTATAGTATGAATCCATTGATCGGATCAGATTCTGTTTCACAacttcaattttgaaaaaatatgttttttttttgtttctttgttgagATGATGCATAATTAGGAAGTTTCTCAATTTCTTCAGCTATATAatctgattgattgattgattgtatCAATGTTTGTTACCCTTTTTATTTCAGGAACTTCAGCATGTCCAAATGGCAAGTTTTACTGTAGGAACATAGGAAGTTCACCAAAGTTCGTTTACTCTTCTCGTGTAAACGATGGAATCTGTGGTTAGTAATATCTTTGCTGAATGATTTCTCGTTTAAGCTCTCTCTTGGTGTATGATCATGTTATTGGTTCTGTCTTCAGATTGCTGTGATGGAAGTGATGAGTACGAAAGTAGCATTGGTTGTCCCAACACATGTGTAATGGGTGGTAATGTTAACTACATCTACAAACCTAGAACCAACCTTAATAAATCTGTAGACAGGAAACTCGGTTCTACTACTTCTTTAAAGGATTCTAATACCTTAGTGAGTCTTCAGGACATGGTCAAGAATCTCCAAGGTTTGgctggttttttttcttcttctgatgctACATTTGTTTACTTCGATTGTCTAGCAAACCGAATTACAagagatgttgttgttgtgtccAGGTATGAAGCTAGTCTTCGCACTTCAGCTGGTTTTGATTGGTTTCTTGCTGATCTTGTGGATGCTTAGGCGTCGTGCTCGGTCTAAGAGGAGACGCAAGAATCTACCTCTTAATAGATTAGCTAACTAACTTCTTTATGGACCTCTTTGATTATAGTTTCTTGAAGCTTTTACAAGGAACCTGTATGCTAAAATCACATTATGTCAAGTGTCATTCTAAATAGTTAGTTGAAACTGTATTAGCTTTGGATCATAATTCTCTTGTTCGTCTTTACATCCTCATAAACCAAAGTAGGTACTGATGAGTTAATCACATCTAGATGATCTCATGATATGCATGTATTTTCTAGAAATGGagattatgttaattaattgtATTTCATAGACTAGATTCATGAGGTAGATTATGTCATAGATGTATCTGTAATATTCCCTCTTTGGCGTATAACTAATGATCTTTCAAGACAGCAATCTTGTTTGTAAATTTGAGGCTTCTCCCATAATTTAGTAACTCCACTCAGAGAGCTAGCCAAAGAAAACCCATGAATTACCAATCAGACGAGGTATTATGTGGATGAACCTAGAGAATGTAAGGCCTAACATTGTCTCCATGGTCTAGTAAAATTACCAGATTCAGTGATTATGGACAGAGTAATTTTAGGATACCAGTGACAACCAAAGATGCAGGTGGAATGCAGTACAGTCCAGGTAACGCTATAATCTTCTCTATTGGTAACaattctttcactttttttgaACTCTAATTAATTGGTTGATATGTGAGATACAAATATAATCTGTAATTGGGTCTCTTTTATccattgttgttcttgttcctatATCTCTGCACTATTATAGAAACCAACCACCAAGTTATTTCTGTAACATTTATGCAGTGAATTAacttttgtgttctttttcAATCTTCTCAAGTTTTCAAGTAGTTAaagattctctgttttcttgCATATTTCAAGTAGTTAGAgcttctctctattttttttttttttgtgtactaTGAATTTAACCCTGGATGTTTAGATATAATACTATTAAACTATACATTTTCatatttcatagttttccccttaaatttgttttgttttgttatttatcATTATAACATGAACTGATGAACATATGTAAATGAGACCATATCCAACACATTCAGAAGAACAGCTCATTAAATATGTTCCATTATTTATTACGGTATACTCCATtaaatacgaaaaaaaaaaaaaaagtagaaataagaaaactatACGAGTGAAgaaaagaacgaaaaaaaaagtttgtcaaagaaaaaaagtggcAAGTGTCCTACATGTGGGTGTGGTCTTGgaaatatagagaaaaagagaacacAAAACGAATCACATGgactcacacacacactcacatCAACATTATTCTCgtccttccttctttctttttcttttcttttttcttcttattttaacATCTCACTcactctcatctctttctttctccatgCTCGTCCACTACTCTTAATTTTCTAGTTTCTGATCCTCTTCTCTTCAGTGTAGCATTGATTTTTTGGCATGCTATTATATAATAACAAGAGAATTGATTTTTTGGCATGCTATTATATAATAACAAGAGAATCCATTAACATGGTAAAGGAAATAAAGAGATCGATCGTTGTTATTAGTATACAATCCATTATTCGACTCATTTTCTATAGAGAACATTGTATGCTAGTATAATAAACTCATTCATATGAAAACATACCCATTCGCCAAGTTTGTTGCATTATTCACCGAAAACATGACTTaagttttgattgatttatttaatcttcaggtaattataatatttgtaagCAATGAGAAAGAGACTACCACTATAAGCAAAGTTTAAAAGAAGGGGGTCACAAATACACGTGCTTgcttgattccttctacaaatcTCTtacatggatttttttttttttgcttttttaaatcaaggaagaaagaaaagaaaaaaaccagtGGAGGAGACTTTCCAGTAAACCGTTGAGACCTTAGCCTCTCTTCTCAAGACAGCTGTTTCATAGCTGTCCGATCTCAATCTCTCCCTCCATGTGACGACCCTACACtctcagagagagagataataaACACTTTGATCACATTGAATTCATTATGTTCTTTCATCAAATTTATACATAAGTTATGAATCTCTCATCGCATGCATGATCTCTCTCCTTTATTCattctcttttaagtttttttttttttttttttttttttttttttttttttttttttttttttttttttttttttttttttttttttttNNNNNNNNNNNNNNNNNNNNNNNNNNNNNNNNNNNNNNNNNNNNNNNNNNNNNNNNNNNNNNNNNNNNNNNNNNNNNNNNNNNNNNNNNNNNNNNNNNNNNNNNNNNNNNNNNNNNNNNNNNNNNNNNNNNNNNNNNNNNNNNNNNNNNNNNNNNNNNNNNNNNNNNNNNNNNNNNNNNNNNNNNNNNNNNNNNNNNNNNNNNNNNNNNNNNNNCTATTTATATAACTACCATTTGTTAAACATAGCCATTTTGGTTACTCTTGTTCCGTTTTCTCCTTTCTTCCGctccttcctttttctttcttcttgtgtGGTTTAGGAGACATTAATTGATCTCTCATTCCACTTCCCCATTTGTCTCAATTTCGTTTCTTTAATTTCCTTTGTCTTTCATCTAGGTTTTTAGTTTTCTGAATTTGGGTTTACGTTAGTGTTTATATATCTTGTAATTAATCAACCAAGGTTTTTTTTCCCCCTTCCTAAATCTTGTAAATTCAGATTTGCTTTCTTTGGTAAATCTTTGCGATCTCTCCTCTCCTCTGATCTTGCCATTAGAGATAGATATAATTCTCTCTTTCAAATGGCACAACTACCTCCCAAAATCCCAAACATGACACCACATTGGCCTGAtttctcttcccaaaagctttCTCCTATCTCTACCCCAATCGCAACCGCCACAGCCACTACAACCGCCGTACAAAACCCTTCATGGGTAGACGAATTCCTCGACTTCTCAGCGTCTCGCCGCGGCAACCACCGTCGCTCAATCAGCGACTCCATCACGTTTCTTGAAGCTCCAACCGTATCAGACCATGTCAGCATCGAAAACCACCACTTCGACAGGTTCGACGACGAACAGTTCATGTTGATGTTCACCGACGACGACAACCTTCATAAAAAGCCTTCccatatcaacaacaacattttaGGACCCACCGGATCTTCCTCAAACACGTCCACGCCGTCCAATAGCATCAACGACGACAAAAAAGAACCACCGTCCAATCATGACATGaccaataataacaacaacaacaataacattaaTAACGATGAAGTCCAGAGCCAATGCAAGACAGAGCCAGATGATGGTACGGCTTCGACTAACAATTCAGGCGATAGCTCCGGCAACCGGATTCTTgatcccaaaagggtaaaaaggtaaaaaaaaaaaaacaaattattcacGATCATGCATGCACGTACATGATCATAATCAAAGTAATTAACTGAGATTTGATTATGATGTAccaatgttttttatataaaaattacacaATATTAGCgtcaaaatttctaaccatataatcgtttttaattgttaacgaaaattaaagataaatatTTCTGAATGGTTCTACAGAATATTAGCAAATCGGCAATCAGCACAGAGATCAAGGGTTAGGAAGCTGCAATACATATCAGAGCTTGAACGTAGCGTCACTTCGTTGCAGGTACATTACATAAACACATTCATAGCTTTTTAATCAATCGAATAATTATATGACctaatcaaatcatatttatGCAAAATGTTGAAATTAAAGGCGGAAGTGTCAGTGTTATCGCCAAGAGTTGCGTTCTTGGATCATCAACGTTTGCTTCTTAACGTCGACAACAGTGCTCTCAAGCAACGAATCGCTGCTTTATCTCAAGACAAGATTTTCAAAGACGGTaagttttctttctctctctctcttattcactcttttttgttttttttttggtatcaactCTTAGTCTCTTATTCACTCTTTAATTAcctattaattttctaaaattataaaaccacATTTTAAATATTCGAAGAATCTATATACTAAATATCAATACGAAAAATAATTCTTATTTCTCTGCATATACATAACTTTTGGATTaaattctcatgtaaaattGTCGGGGAAattatggaatatatatatgtgtgtttataagtttttttttttcattttttctcgTCCAAGCATTCAATTATCACTGACAATATGAGCACGCCCAATAATTTTACTCTCCCTATCTAGCGATACAAAGAATTTGCaaatataacatttaaaatgATATTGTTTTGCAGCACATCAAGAAGCATtgaagagagaaatagagagactTCGACAAGTGTATAATCAACAAAGCCTCAAGACGATGGATAATGCAAATCATTCACCGGCGACCGGAGCCGGAGCTACTTCGGCTGTCGACATCATGACGTCTATTGAAAAAGAGCAACTCCTCAATGTCTGATAAAttaatcatcttcatcaccatcatcaacatctctctctctctcttcttggcAAAAATTCTTGACTACAAAAATCTCTTTCGGTTAAGAATTTCAGAAGTTTG
This genomic window contains:
- the LOC104785132 gene encoding glucosidase 2 subunit beta is translated as MLLQCVVLCSLLVFVVSVASTSPLVGVHPLDEKYFESDIIRCKDGSNSFHRDRLNDNFCDCLDGTDESGTSACPNGKFYCRNIGSSPKFVYSSRVNDGICDCCDGSDEYESSIGCPNTCVMGGNVNYIYKPRTNLNKSVDRKLGSTTSLKDSNTLVSLQDMVKNLQGMKLVFALQLVLIGFLLILWMLRRRARSKRRRKNLPLNRLAN
- the LOC104785134 gene encoding basic leucine zipper 34-like, with the translated sequence MAQLPPKIPNMTPHWPDFSSQKLSPISTPIATATATTTAVQNPSWVDEFLDFSASRRGNHRRSISDSITFLEAPTVSDHVSIENHHFDRFDDEQFMLMFTDDDNLHKKPSHINNNILGPTGSSSNTSTPSNSINDDKKEPPSNHDMTNNNNNNNNINNDEVQSQCKTEPDDGTASTNNSGDSSGNRILDPKRVKRILANRQSAQRSRVRKLQYISELERSVTSLQAEVSVLSPRVAFLDHQRLLLNVDNSALKQRIAALSQDKIFKDAHQEALKREIERLRQVYNQQSLKTMDNANHSPATGAGATSAVDIMTSIEKEQLLNV